Proteins from a genomic interval of Alteromonas macleodii ATCC 27126:
- a CDS encoding porin family protein, whose protein sequence is MKRTILASIFGALSLNAFAASPSYDFVKAGYVQADIEDAGDFEPTGFQIQGFKSLNENVYLTGRYGQLSEDEYGVDGELDYISAGVGYRYGLTTTTDFFGELTYEYVDVDLDSSFASAEADDNGYGITAGIRSMLSEQFELRGAIRYIDIEDDETAFEIGADYFFTPQFSFGATYVIADDVDLLGVSARYTF, encoded by the coding sequence ATGAAACGTACTATTCTCGCCAGTATCTTTGGCGCGCTTTCTTTAAATGCTTTCGCAGCTTCGCCTTCATATGACTTCGTTAAAGCTGGATACGTACAAGCAGATATTGAAGACGCAGGCGACTTCGAGCCAACCGGTTTTCAAATTCAAGGCTTCAAATCACTTAACGAAAATGTATACCTGACAGGTCGCTATGGTCAGTTGAGTGAAGACGAATATGGTGTTGACGGTGAACTTGACTATATCTCTGCAGGGGTTGGTTACCGCTATGGTTTAACTACAACAACCGACTTTTTTGGTGAGTTGACGTATGAGTATGTGGATGTTGACCTAGACTCAAGCTTCGCTTCTGCTGAGGCTGACGACAATGGCTATGGCATTACTGCCGGTATTCGTTCAATGCTGTCAGAGCAATTTGAGCTTCGCGGTGCTATCCGCTATATCGACATTGAAGACGACGAAACAGCTTTTGAAATTGGCGCAGACTATTTCTTTACACCACAATTCTCTTTCGGCGCAACTTACGTTATAGCTGATGATGTTGACCTACTAGGCGTATCTGCACGTTACACCTTCTAA
- a CDS encoding tyrosine-type recombinase/integrase has translation MPEIIKNLTDKFLCDIKPKSSSQIFRDKHRTYLKFVVRPSGSKSFYYRAKKNGKDLKRKIGDASTMSLATARLIADSQHSGFKNESQNGVSVPSSIKSLTVNCMFELYRENELKHRRTVAGRKHALEVAYNLHVKASLGHRAVAQLDRKEVRSFFRELEDKGYCAHNKAVSVLKAACNYVIDFEDAGLILNPFERIKKMPGVTRSRYLTYQEAGQLMKALEYASNQDVADIYRMALFTGARLTNVKTMEWKDINLSNAVWLIPATRTKTNQIYEIPLHPLAVYLLRKRQKTCPSSHFVFPSKQKSKYGYITGGDSVWKAAIKRAGLYHDNPNIRPRPHDLRRTFATWQIQSGADVSVVSKALCHTSLKHTMVYAYANIDQVRNSIVGAFDNLNVS, from the coding sequence ATGCCAGAAATAATTAAGAACCTAACCGATAAATTTTTATGTGATATCAAGCCGAAGTCATCGAGCCAAATTTTTCGCGACAAGCACAGAACCTATTTGAAATTTGTTGTGCGGCCCAGCGGCTCTAAGAGTTTTTACTACAGAGCAAAAAAGAATGGGAAAGACCTAAAGCGGAAGATAGGTGATGCTTCGACCATGAGTTTAGCAACAGCAAGGTTAATTGCAGATAGTCAGCATTCCGGATTCAAAAACGAGAGCCAAAATGGCGTTTCAGTACCGAGCAGTATTAAAAGTCTTACTGTTAACTGTATGTTTGAGTTGTATCGAGAGAATGAACTTAAACATAGAAGAACGGTTGCTGGCAGAAAACATGCTCTTGAAGTTGCGTATAATCTTCATGTCAAAGCCAGTCTCGGCCATCGTGCTGTTGCACAGCTGGATAGAAAAGAAGTTCGTTCGTTCTTCCGAGAACTCGAAGATAAGGGATATTGCGCTCACAACAAAGCAGTATCAGTGTTAAAAGCAGCGTGTAATTATGTCATCGATTTTGAAGATGCAGGATTAATACTTAATCCATTTGAGCGCATTAAAAAGATGCCAGGTGTAACGAGAAGCCGATATCTTACTTATCAAGAGGCTGGACAGTTGATGAAAGCATTGGAATATGCCTCAAATCAAGACGTAGCTGATATATATCGTATGGCTCTTTTTACTGGTGCTAGGCTGACAAATGTGAAGACTATGGAATGGAAAGATATCAACTTAAGTAACGCTGTTTGGTTAATACCTGCGACTCGGACAAAAACCAATCAGATTTACGAAATTCCGCTTCACCCGTTGGCAGTTTATCTTCTAAGAAAACGTCAAAAAACTTGTCCAAGTAGCCATTTTGTATTTCCATCCAAGCAGAAATCAAAATACGGCTACATAACAGGTGGCGATTCGGTGTGGAAGGCGGCGATTAAACGAGCAGGCCTGTATCATGATAACCCTAATATTCGCCCCAGACCACACGATCTCCGAAGGACATTTGCTACTTGGCAAATTCAGTCAGGAGCTGATGTTAGTGTGGTTTCGAAGGCTCTTTGCCATACTTCGTTAAAGCATACAATGGTTTATGCATACGCCAATATCGATCAAGTTAGAAACTCAATTGTCGGAGCGTTTGACAATCTTAATGTAAGTTAA
- a CDS encoding polysaccharide lyase family 1 protein produces MKKNLPIFQSTIIASSIAFAVSTSAVASGFHTQNGGTTGGQGGQVVQASTGKQIHEALCNRNTSETPIIIQVSGTINHGNTEKVSGDSCNTAEDKIELKDIANVTLIGVGGGATFDQLGIHIRNSQNIIIRNVHVKNVKKSGSPTSNGGDAIGIEKDVRNVWVDHVTLEASGGESDGYDGLFDVKDNSKYITLSYSILRNSDRGGLVGSSESQVNNGPITYHHNIFDNLNSRVPLVRGATAHIYNNYYDGVRSSGINSRAGAEVKVENNYFENSKDPLGTFYTTTDGYWQVAGNTFGSGVTWSDSDSDYEPAGPNVQSTASISIPYSYSLDGASCIRDILENTAGANKNLAVSDGSCGSTGGGDTGGGDNGGGDTGGGDTGGGDNGGGDDNSGGNPPTGTNLALNAQSDGSSKYSGTSYGNVRDGDVSTYWSPSGTTGRISIKRLNTTVNTVRIIETSSTQGAVTSWQLVNNDTGSVLASGNSIPSTISFSNTNLDKINFVIDSATQRPQIAEFEVYLD; encoded by the coding sequence ATGAAAAAGAACTTACCGATATTTCAATCGACGATAATTGCATCATCAATTGCCTTTGCCGTCTCTACGTCTGCAGTTGCTTCAGGTTTTCACACACAGAACGGAGGCACGACAGGCGGTCAAGGTGGACAAGTAGTACAAGCTTCTACGGGTAAACAAATTCACGAAGCATTGTGTAATAGAAACACCTCAGAAACGCCAATCATTATTCAAGTCTCGGGTACAATCAATCATGGTAATACTGAAAAAGTGTCTGGAGACAGCTGTAATACCGCAGAAGACAAAATTGAGTTAAAAGACATCGCGAATGTGACACTTATTGGTGTAGGCGGTGGCGCTACATTTGACCAGCTAGGTATACACATAAGGAATTCCCAAAACATCATTATAAGAAACGTTCATGTTAAAAACGTCAAAAAATCGGGCTCACCCACGTCAAATGGCGGAGACGCGATAGGGATAGAAAAAGACGTTCGCAACGTATGGGTTGACCACGTAACCTTAGAAGCTAGTGGTGGTGAGAGTGATGGTTATGACGGCTTGTTCGATGTAAAGGATAACTCGAAATACATCACCTTATCTTACAGCATTTTACGTAACTCAGATCGAGGTGGTTTGGTAGGTTCAAGCGAATCACAAGTCAATAACGGTCCGATCACCTATCACCACAATATCTTTGACAATTTGAACTCGCGCGTTCCCCTTGTAAGGGGGGCAACAGCTCACATTTACAATAACTACTATGACGGCGTTCGCTCTTCAGGGATTAATTCCCGCGCAGGAGCCGAAGTCAAAGTAGAAAACAACTATTTCGAAAATAGTAAAGATCCACTGGGTACATTTTATACAACAACTGACGGTTATTGGCAGGTTGCGGGAAACACTTTCGGAAGTGGCGTAACGTGGAGCGACTCAGACAGTGACTATGAACCTGCAGGGCCAAACGTTCAATCTACAGCATCAATATCTATTCCCTATAGTTACTCGCTAGATGGGGCATCTTGTATACGAGATATTCTTGAGAACACCGCTGGTGCCAACAAAAATCTTGCAGTATCAGACGGTAGCTGCGGTTCAACTGGTGGCGGCGATACCGGAGGTGGTGACAACGGCGGTGGTGATACAGGAGGTGGCGACACAGGGGGAGGTGATAATGGTGGCGGCGATGATAACTCAGGAGGTAATCCGCCAACCGGCACCAACTTAGCGTTAAATGCACAATCTGACGGTAGCTCAAAGTACAGTGGAACAAGTTACGGGAACGTAAGGGATGGGGATGTATCTACTTACTGGTCTCCGAGCGGAACGACGGGAAGAATTAGCATTAAACGCTTGAATACGACAGTAAATACTGTACGGATAATTGAGACCTCTTCTACTCAAGGTGCAGTAACTTCATGGCAACTTGTGAACAATGACACTGGCAGCGTATTGGCATCAGGAAACTCAATTCCAAGTACGATTTCGTTTTCAAATACCAATTTGGATAAAATCAACTTTGTCATCGATTCTGCAACACAACGACCACAAATTGCAGAGTTTGAGGTGTATTTAGATTAA
- a CDS encoding LemA family protein yields MDNIVPYLIIAIVVISIIVMYNTIIGRMNRAKRAWSDVITYEKLKSELIPKLVNLTEEFKVFETNFIEQVTAMRTAISSISKDDIDIEKLNEIEARSNQVFGTFKAVAESYPELGSTQVVRDLLSQIADKSENVAAAITIYNRSVEQFNNSVEMFPINVVNGLLAKKDKLKTFTQSGLTDEYDYKPNFHRIRYSLSLNIIGLLKLRRTERILRLRS; encoded by the coding sequence ATGGATAACATAGTCCCATACCTAATAATCGCGATAGTTGTCATCTCAATTATCGTAATGTACAACACAATTATAGGAAGAATGAATCGGGCTAAGCGAGCTTGGTCAGATGTAATAACCTACGAAAAACTAAAAAGTGAGTTAATACCAAAATTAGTAAATCTTACTGAAGAATTTAAAGTCTTCGAAACGAATTTTATTGAGCAAGTTACAGCTATGCGTACAGCAATATCGTCTATCTCTAAAGATGATATTGATATCGAGAAATTGAACGAAATTGAGGCTCGCTCTAATCAGGTTTTTGGTACGTTTAAGGCGGTAGCAGAAAGCTATCCAGAACTCGGTTCAACCCAAGTTGTAAGAGATCTACTCAGTCAAATAGCAGATAAGAGTGAAAATGTTGCAGCTGCGATTACAATTTATAACCGAAGCGTAGAACAGTTTAATAATTCTGTTGAGATGTTTCCAATTAACGTTGTTAACGGTCTACTTGCTAAGAAAGACAAACTTAAGACCTTCACTCAATCTGGGCTAACAGATGAGTACGACTATAAACCTAATTTTCATAGAATTCGTTATAGTCTCTCGCTTAATATAATTGGTTTATTAAAGCTGCGGAGAACCGAAAGGATTTTACGGCTCCGTAGCTAA
- a CDS encoding CreA family protein → MKTNGRWLSSYEARTSMKGTFKSGSFVKSTVLGLLAASVFTLAGCSDSEVGDVSLGLFTTKDIKIDALQDPIVTGVTCHISSIEANLDLSDPSDSSIACRQTGPITAEMLNAIDKSDSGEVIFKKSKSVFFKNMKLRRIYDADSKTLIYLSYSTKETSGSYKHSLSTVPLWETLAFKKPA, encoded by the coding sequence ATGAAAACAAATGGACGTTGGTTAAGTTCATACGAGGCTCGTACTTCTATGAAAGGCACTTTTAAGAGCGGCTCTTTTGTGAAAAGCACTGTGCTGGGGTTACTCGCCGCATCGGTGTTTACGTTGGCAGGCTGTAGCGACAGCGAAGTGGGCGATGTGTCTCTTGGTCTTTTTACCACAAAAGACATTAAAATTGATGCGCTTCAAGACCCCATAGTGACAGGTGTAACCTGCCATATTTCAAGTATTGAAGCGAACCTTGATTTGTCGGATCCATCAGACAGTTCAATCGCGTGCAGACAAACCGGCCCTATTACGGCTGAGATGTTAAACGCCATTGATAAGTCAGATTCAGGTGAAGTAATTTTTAAAAAATCTAAGAGCGTGTTTTTCAAAAACATGAAGCTTCGAAGAATTTACGATGCCGACTCAAAAACGCTGATTTACTTGTCTTACAGCACCAAAGAGACATCTGGCAGCTATAAACATAGTTTGTCTACGGTACCACTGTGGGAAACGCTAGCGTTTAAAAAGCCCGCGTAG
- a CDS encoding MFS transporter — protein sequence MSRHTFYSLTVTFTILSILGQLSTSIYSPFFFDLAAIYDSYVGIIEKSVAVFLIAFSLSQLVSGVACDYLNKQKFLLYGVLVFIAGTLMVALATEENTFLVGRVIQGLGGGVGVSVSRGLSRQIFSEKQLNASLSFINIAFAIAPAIAPLVGTLIGESFGVSSIFYFVLVMGVFALLLLLSVSTTLKQYMPTTSENVFGDTLALIKSTMMKIVSVGMASGLLYGIVFSFITISPSMIMQQFGLTKTVFSIYSLLATLSFVMGSIINIRLASVSPLFKFKYSSLFIAVLSVLFGLLISPFAIKGLMGILTYCYITFFFIGIAMPCSVTIMLGYSDKSAGFLAALTGFFHLTGAAIGAYAVTLITLEPIISFCLSSCGLSVASILICTTLKRN from the coding sequence ATGTCACGCCATACGTTTTATTCGCTGACGGTAACCTTCACCATTTTGTCTATTCTTGGCCAACTCTCTACCAGCATTTATAGCCCCTTCTTTTTTGACTTGGCTGCTATATACGACAGCTATGTAGGAATAATTGAAAAAAGCGTGGCCGTGTTTCTTATCGCGTTCTCACTTTCTCAGTTAGTGTCTGGTGTCGCCTGCGACTACCTAAACAAACAAAAGTTTCTACTGTACGGAGTCTTAGTATTCATCGCCGGTACGCTTATGGTGGCACTTGCCACCGAAGAAAATACCTTTCTTGTAGGAAGAGTCATTCAAGGCTTAGGCGGTGGGGTTGGCGTTTCAGTATCGCGCGGACTGTCGCGTCAAATATTTAGCGAAAAGCAGCTGAATGCTTCACTTTCGTTTATCAACATTGCATTCGCTATCGCGCCAGCAATAGCGCCACTAGTAGGTACACTAATTGGCGAGTCCTTCGGAGTTTCATCTATCTTTTATTTTGTACTAGTAATGGGAGTATTCGCCTTACTTTTACTGCTTTCAGTTTCCACCACCCTCAAACAGTATATGCCGACAACCTCAGAGAACGTCTTTGGCGATACTTTAGCGCTTATTAAAAGCACAATGATGAAAATCGTCTCAGTGGGTATGGCCAGCGGACTACTTTATGGCATTGTGTTTAGCTTCATTACCATCTCGCCGTCTATGATAATGCAGCAATTCGGACTCACCAAAACTGTGTTCTCGATATATTCGCTTCTAGCCACGCTGTCTTTTGTGATGGGAAGCATAATCAATATTCGACTAGCCTCTGTTTCACCATTGTTTAAATTCAAGTATTCAAGCTTGTTTATCGCTGTGCTTTCTGTGCTTTTTGGGTTACTTATTTCCCCCTTCGCAATAAAAGGGTTAATGGGTATTTTGACTTATTGCTATATCACCTTCTTTTTTATTGGCATCGCAATGCCCTGCAGCGTAACTATCATGCTTGGCTACTCTGATAAATCCGCAGGTTTTTTAGCGGCGCTAACCGGCTTTTTTCACCTAACAGGGGCAGCAATAGGCGCTTACGCGGTGACCTTAATTACCCTAGAACCTATCATTTCTTTTTGTTTGTCCTCTTGCGGCTTAAGCGTTGCGAGTATCCTCATCTGTACAACACTGAAGAGGAATTAA
- a CDS encoding mechanosensitive ion channel family protein: MDSTQLLENQQAIAIAGLVGVVIVLFIVKRLILVRLKAKARSENSSMSDIYRVLVLSLNAPLNLLIWVIFLLLVKSIVSVFQIEDEGAIKALTIVIEAGLIITLFLFFERFVTYSLSRYRDQSTIVKNTSAIAGGAVRALFAVLAILIILSTMGVSVTPIVASLGITSLAVALALQPTLENFFSGIQLVMDKPIRIGDFIELDSGEQGFVEKIGWRSTWVRMLPNNIVIMPNSKLSNSKLINYYYPERELSVPVEVGVHYSSDLEHVENVCLEVANTILEQHEFGVETYQPFVLFHTFDNSSINLTVMLRTREYFNRFFIKSAFIKMLKKRFDEEGIVIPFPITALNLEQEGAAQSTENLTPKA, encoded by the coding sequence GTGGACAGCACTCAACTTCTTGAAAACCAGCAGGCAATAGCAATAGCCGGATTAGTAGGCGTTGTTATTGTGCTCTTCATTGTTAAACGACTTATTTTGGTGCGTTTGAAAGCTAAAGCGCGTTCAGAAAACAGCAGTATGTCTGATATCTATCGCGTGCTTGTGCTGTCGTTAAATGCCCCACTTAATTTGCTTATCTGGGTTATTTTCCTGCTGTTGGTTAAAAGTATTGTTTCAGTATTTCAGATAGAAGATGAAGGGGCGATTAAAGCGCTAACCATTGTTATCGAAGCTGGCCTCATCATTACTTTATTTCTCTTCTTCGAGCGTTTTGTCACTTACTCGTTGAGTCGTTATCGCGACCAGTCAACCATAGTTAAAAATACCAGCGCAATTGCCGGTGGAGCAGTTAGAGCGCTTTTCGCTGTATTAGCAATTTTGATTATATTAAGCACCATGGGGGTGTCGGTAACACCCATTGTTGCATCGTTAGGCATTACTTCGCTCGCAGTAGCACTAGCGCTACAGCCAACCCTTGAAAACTTCTTCTCGGGTATTCAGTTGGTAATGGATAAGCCCATTCGTATAGGCGACTTCATAGAGCTGGATTCCGGAGAACAAGGTTTTGTAGAGAAAATAGGATGGCGCTCCACGTGGGTTAGAATGCTACCTAACAACATCGTGATCATGCCTAACAGTAAGTTGTCTAATTCAAAGTTGATTAACTACTACTACCCTGAACGCGAACTGTCGGTGCCTGTTGAAGTTGGCGTGCATTATAGCTCTGATTTAGAGCATGTTGAAAACGTATGTTTAGAGGTTGCCAATACTATTCTAGAGCAGCACGAGTTTGGTGTTGAAACTTATCAACCTTTTGTTCTGTTTCACACTTTCGACAATTCTAGTATCAACTTAACAGTGATGTTGAGAACCCGTGAATACTTTAACCGCTTCTTCATAAAGAGCGCCTTTATAAAAATGCTTAAAAAGCGTTTTGATGAAGAAGGGATTGTCATTCCATTTCCAATTACTGCGCTTAACCTAGAGCAGGAAGGTGCAGCTCAATCCACAGAGAATTTAACGCCCAAAGCTTAA
- a CDS encoding M36 family metallopeptidase: MNNEKRTLIYAAVAAALPFVASASKIHAPLDTSSHRIAEINLTDNVVNPPANSLFQMALDQLQTTFPSSTLRTANGHLDSVFGIAIDVSGTSPEQMGYDFISRHSALLGGLSDGDFLFNPHRSKAALGGHLVRFDQVIDGVKIKDRGVGLLIDESQVVRALFADTAINTPIANSQVLSANSAISVATADLASYKRALPIEALDVLNPAFSQIEKSLGIFAKPVPQKVVVQDDNKLKLAWKFFYYSSNPFGVFEYVIDAQSGDILARNDRVKTILPLGENEVTQTGQVGLVQQTADYFPTFPPITPSMQSECLIEDDAGGYTGKPKGMERINLRKFDDSNLVTGVEGLLTGKHALIESAMLTKGPFPQAATGTYHFSEDAAIEARPVEDDHVTPSTAHHIDGISQFIYITTLLEYLDYLHKDGDAVHSRGVGDGSFPNSYPNEAVPLTGVVHIPNVLDPPDNPADPEFMAKLLGLDNAFAVPLSQEIAGEEVVVNPTAYGHGYLFNNLAMDFSVPIHEGTHATITPIAGFEGEPEGGALNEGQADLWAYTVGETPDLGTYPVNSCDLRKFLREQGVNPDSFEFIRSAQSQIRYSQLGTRDNAFEVHRDGEIYAGAMWDLKELMVALQPRQDFVRPDPVTGDPTQETSLGKETWERIFLGSMYVLGISAPDTFVRARDAVLIADAALYPTDPLDLTSPGRHHALIERVFAARELGANAKAPLGGRQTISTAVSEFTATQAKPSTPDAIDAHIISDDAIEITWETVPDAFAYQLLKRKKGSSARLFTGVPTREYFDGDLIFSGFTHVEFIVGDNRYIDKGQGLGRGAGQGIDSFDYEYVVRAISLNPNQQVGFSNMSGIASTGLNTVDVSEQVDYKVGNVNYNNGIFAFDIALINTGDERIYGPVDFDITHISNGSITVLNADNGGTGQNGDIARFRFDQSLDVDRTSALRYLKFDNSNGKLFTFQARISGYEAGASSTGRGETPTFDTSEPKEQSVVYHNIEEHTGVVLIGAADEALVDGVDYVDIPFTALPSASSVVATLSADVEVVAVPDLDFELLDAEGNIMASSGNLGSNEQVGGGIVPGETYRVRVNGWANGPTSYRVVIDQFVSDINDANVDQNGNATTGTVTFEFNPVTGKVIPLNLLN; this comes from the coding sequence TTGAATAATGAAAAAAGAACCCTTATATATGCTGCGGTAGCAGCGGCTTTACCTTTCGTAGCAAGCGCCTCCAAAATACACGCACCCTTAGATACTTCATCGCACCGCATTGCTGAAATAAATCTGACTGACAATGTTGTTAACCCGCCAGCAAACAGCTTGTTTCAAATGGCGTTAGACCAACTGCAAACCACATTCCCATCATCTACATTACGAACAGCTAATGGCCATTTAGATAGTGTTTTTGGTATTGCCATTGATGTTTCAGGAACGTCGCCTGAACAGATGGGGTATGACTTTATTAGTCGACATTCTGCCCTTTTAGGTGGACTAAGTGACGGGGATTTTCTTTTTAACCCTCACCGCAGCAAAGCAGCATTGGGTGGTCATTTAGTGAGGTTTGACCAAGTCATTGATGGTGTAAAAATCAAAGATAGAGGTGTCGGCCTCTTAATAGATGAGTCTCAGGTGGTGAGAGCGCTGTTTGCCGATACAGCTATAAATACGCCTATTGCTAACTCTCAAGTTCTTTCTGCTAATAGCGCGATCAGCGTGGCAACCGCGGATTTAGCGTCTTACAAACGAGCATTGCCAATAGAAGCTCTTGATGTACTGAACCCTGCCTTTTCTCAAATAGAAAAAAGCCTTGGCATTTTCGCCAAGCCAGTGCCACAGAAAGTGGTGGTACAAGATGACAATAAACTGAAACTCGCATGGAAGTTCTTCTATTACTCTTCAAATCCCTTTGGTGTGTTTGAGTATGTCATCGATGCCCAGTCAGGAGACATTCTGGCGCGTAATGATCGGGTCAAAACCATTCTTCCTTTAGGTGAAAATGAAGTTACGCAAACGGGGCAGGTTGGCTTAGTTCAGCAGACTGCGGATTATTTCCCAACATTTCCACCCATTACGCCATCGATGCAAAGTGAATGTCTGATAGAGGACGATGCAGGTGGCTACACCGGCAAACCGAAAGGGATGGAACGCATTAATCTACGTAAGTTTGACGATTCTAACTTAGTGACGGGTGTTGAAGGTTTGCTTACAGGTAAGCACGCGCTTATTGAAAGCGCGATGCTGACAAAAGGGCCTTTTCCACAAGCGGCAACGGGTACGTATCACTTCAGCGAGGATGCTGCCATAGAGGCAAGACCTGTCGAAGATGATCATGTAACGCCTTCTACGGCACATCACATTGACGGCATCAGCCAGTTTATTTACATCACCACATTGCTCGAATATTTAGATTACCTTCATAAAGACGGCGATGCTGTGCATAGTCGTGGCGTGGGCGATGGCTCGTTTCCAAATAGCTACCCTAACGAAGCGGTACCGTTAACTGGTGTGGTACATATTCCGAATGTGCTCGACCCACCAGATAATCCAGCAGATCCTGAGTTTATGGCTAAGCTATTGGGCTTGGACAACGCATTCGCAGTGCCGTTATCACAGGAAATTGCAGGTGAAGAGGTCGTGGTTAACCCGACAGCTTACGGTCATGGTTACTTATTCAACAACCTAGCAATGGACTTCTCGGTTCCCATTCATGAAGGCACCCATGCGACAATTACCCCTATCGCAGGTTTTGAAGGCGAGCCAGAAGGTGGCGCGCTTAACGAAGGACAAGCCGACCTATGGGCATACACGGTAGGCGAAACACCGGATTTAGGTACTTACCCCGTTAATTCGTGCGATTTACGAAAATTCTTAAGAGAGCAGGGGGTTAATCCCGACTCATTTGAGTTTATTCGTTCTGCACAGAGCCAAATTCGTTATTCGCAGTTAGGCACAAGAGACAATGCATTTGAAGTGCATCGTGATGGAGAAATTTACGCGGGTGCAATGTGGGACTTAAAGGAACTTATGGTGGCGCTGCAGCCTAGACAAGACTTTGTTCGCCCCGACCCAGTTACCGGCGATCCTACCCAAGAAACTAGCTTGGGCAAAGAAACGTGGGAACGTATCTTCCTAGGCTCAATGTACGTGCTAGGAATATCTGCACCAGACACTTTCGTGCGCGCACGGGATGCAGTGTTAATTGCAGATGCCGCTTTATATCCTACCGATCCTTTAGATTTAACTTCACCGGGTCGTCATCATGCATTAATTGAGCGTGTTTTTGCTGCTAGAGAGCTAGGTGCGAACGCGAAAGCACCATTAGGCGGTCGACAGACTATATCAACGGCAGTGAGCGAGTTTACGGCTACCCAGGCTAAGCCATCGACACCAGACGCTATAGACGCGCATATCATTTCTGATGACGCGATTGAAATTACGTGGGAAACCGTACCTGACGCTTTTGCTTATCAATTGCTAAAACGCAAAAAAGGGTCGAGTGCACGTTTGTTTACGGGTGTACCAACCCGAGAATACTTTGACGGCGACCTCATATTCTCTGGCTTCACCCATGTTGAATTTATTGTGGGCGATAATCGCTACATAGACAAAGGGCAAGGTTTAGGGCGTGGTGCAGGTCAAGGCATAGACTCGTTTGACTATGAATACGTAGTGCGTGCAATCAGCCTTAACCCTAATCAGCAAGTTGGTTTTTCTAATATGTCAGGGATTGCTTCAACCGGCTTAAACACGGTGGATGTGAGTGAGCAAGTTGACTACAAGGTGGGTAATGTAAACTACAATAACGGTATCTTTGCCTTTGATATTGCGTTGATAAATACTGGCGACGAGAGAATTTACGGTCCAGTTGATTTCGATATTACTCATATTAGCAATGGCAGTATTACCGTATTGAATGCAGATAATGGTGGCACTGGTCAAAACGGCGACATAGCAAGGTTCCGTTTCGATCAATCGCTAGATGTAGACAGAACATCTGCACTGCGTTATCTAAAGTTTGATAACTCAAATGGAAAACTCTTTACGTTCCAAGCGCGGATCAGCGGCTACGAAGCTGGCGCTTCGTCAACCGGTAGAGGAGAAACGCCTACCTTTGATACGTCTGAGCCAAAAGAACAGTCTGTGGTTTACCATAATATTGAGGAGCACACGGGTGTTGTCTTAATTGGTGCAGCGGATGAAGCATTGGTTGATGGCGTTGACTATGTTGATATCCCGTTTACAGCGCTGCCTAGTGCATCAAGTGTAGTTGCAACGCTGAGCGCTGATGTTGAGGTAGTAGCGGTGCCAGATCTTGACTTTGAACTGCTCGATGCCGAAGGCAATATTATGGCGAGCTCCGGCAACTTGGGCTCTAATGAGCAAGTTGGCGGTGGCATTGTCCCCGGAGAAACCTATCGGGTTCGCGTGAATGGTTGGGCTAACGGCCCGACGTCATACCGGGTTGTTATTGATCAGTTTGTAAGTGATATTAACGACGCAAACGTTGATCAAAATGGTAATGCGACAACGGGAACAGTAACGTTTGAGTTTAATCCCGTAACAGGGAAAGTAATACCTTTGAACTTACTTAATTAG